A single genomic interval of Macadamia integrifolia cultivar HAES 741 chromosome 6, SCU_Mint_v3, whole genome shotgun sequence harbors:
- the LOC122082442 gene encoding auxin response factor 8-like isoform X1 — MYSSLFPLRLKQPWHPGISSLHDSKDDAANGLTWLRGDNGERGLQSMNFQGFGVGSWMQRRLDLPLLGNEHDQQYQALAAASLQEIRSGDPLKQQYMQFQQPLPFQYQQQSCGPNQLLQQQMIQQSLSQQIVHEQAQNSSDHQPRHLVQPQLLQKINGQQKQQPQQQQQTYQEAFQISNDHLQQQQATLSAPLCQKPDFTDSNITFSAAINPSCMQSMLGSLCPEGSGNLMNFPRIGQSMLREQQQQQSWVPKFAFSQANTFGNSLSVPQFTGKGGSVEADGCSADAQTHTLFGVNIDSSGLLLPTSVPNLGTSSIDADVSSIPFGASGLHSPLYGCMDDSSDLLHTVGQVDPQTKTFVKVYKSGSVGRSLDITRFNSYHELIEELGQMFSIEGPLDDPLRSGWQLVFVDRENDILLLGDDPWEAFVNNVWYIKILSPEDVKKLGKQGAEAISPNGGQMLSNGGCDGRNLASGMPPGSSCGY; from the exons ATGTATTCATCATTGTTCCCGCTAAGGCTTAAACAACCTTGGCATCCTGGAATTTCTTCTTTACATG ATAGTAAAGATGATGCGGCGAATGGCCTCACGTGGCTGAGAGGGGATAATGGAGAACGAGGTCTTCAATCCATGAATTTCCAGGGATTTGGTGTGGGCTCCTGGATGCAGCGGAGGCTTGATCTGCCATTGCTGGGAAATGAACATGATCAACAATACCAAGCCCTCGCAGCAGCATCCTTACAGGAAATAAGAAGTGGTGATCCTTTGAAACAGCAATATATGCAATTTCAGCAGCCTTTGCCTTTCCAATACCAGCAACAGTCATGCGGGCCTAATCAACTGTTGCAGCAGCAAATGATACAACAATCACTTTCTCAGCAGATTGTGCATGAACAAGCCCAAAATTCATCTGATCACCAGCCTCGACACCTTGTACAGCCACAACTGCTACAGAAAATAAATGGTCAGCAGAAGCAACAGCCACAACAGCAGCAACAAACATATCAAGAAGCTTTTCAGATTTCAAATGATCATCTCCAGCAGCAGCAAGCAACTTTATCTGCTCCTTTATGCCAAAAACCAGATTTTACAGATTCAAACATAACCTTCTCAGCTGCAATAAACCCTTCATGTATGCAGAGCATGTTGGGTTCACTTTGTCCTGAAGGGAGTGGCAATCTCATGAATTTCCCAAGAATTGGTCAGTCCATGCTGAGGGAGCAGCAACAACAGCAGTCCTGGGTACCAAAGTTTGCGTTTTCACAAGCCAACACTTTTGGTAACTCTCTTTCTGTCCCACAATTTACTGGCAAAGGTGGCTCTGTGGAGGCTGACGGTTGTAGTGCAGATGCTCAGACCCATACTCTATTTGGTGTTAATATTGATTCATCAGGACTCCTGCTTCCCACTTCAGTGCCCAATCTAGGTACTTCTTCAATTGATGCTGATGTGTCCTCCATTCCTTTTGGAGCTTCTGGCCTTCATAGTCCTTTGTATGGTTGCATGGACGATTCTTCTGATTTGCTGCATACTGTGGGGCAAGTTGATCCACAAACCAAAACATTTGTGAAG GTCTACAAATCAGGATCAGTTGGGAGGTCACTGGACATCACCCGCTTCAACAGCTACCATGAGCTGATAGAGGAGCTTGGTCAGATGTTCAGTATTGAAGGGCCACTGGATGACCCTTTAAGATCAGGCTGGCAGCTTGTATTCGTTGACAGGGAGAATGATATCCTTCTCCTTGGAGACGACCCTTGGGA GGCATTTGTAAATAATGTGTGGTATATTAAGATTCTTTCTCCTGAGGATGTGAAGAAACTAGGGAAGCAAGGGGCTGAGGCCATAAGCCCAAATGGTGGTCAAATGCTAAGTAATGGTGGGTGTGATGGTCGAAATCTAGCATCTGGGATGCCTCCTGGTAGCTCTTGTGGCTACTGA
- the LOC122082442 gene encoding auxin response factor 8-like isoform X2 gives MYSSLFPLRLKQPWHPGISSLHDSKDDAANGLTWLRGDNGERGLQSMNFQGFGVGSWMQRRLDLPLLGNEHDQQYQALAAASLQEIRSGDPLKQQYMQFQQPLPFQYQQQSCGPNQLLQQQMIQQSLSQQIVHEQAQNSSDHQPRHLVQPQLLQKINGQQKQQPQQQQQTYQEAFQISNDHLQQQQATLSAPLCQKPDFTDSNITFSAAINPSCMQSMLGSLCPEGSGNLMNFPRIGQSMLREQQQQQSWVPKFAFSQANTFGLLLPTSVPNLGTSSIDADVSSIPFGASGLHSPLYGCMDDSSDLLHTVGQVDPQTKTFVKVYKSGSVGRSLDITRFNSYHELIEELGQMFSIEGPLDDPLRSGWQLVFVDRENDILLLGDDPWEAFVNNVWYIKILSPEDVKKLGKQGAEAISPNGGQMLSNGGCDGRNLASGMPPGSSCGY, from the exons ATGTATTCATCATTGTTCCCGCTAAGGCTTAAACAACCTTGGCATCCTGGAATTTCTTCTTTACATG ATAGTAAAGATGATGCGGCGAATGGCCTCACGTGGCTGAGAGGGGATAATGGAGAACGAGGTCTTCAATCCATGAATTTCCAGGGATTTGGTGTGGGCTCCTGGATGCAGCGGAGGCTTGATCTGCCATTGCTGGGAAATGAACATGATCAACAATACCAAGCCCTCGCAGCAGCATCCTTACAGGAAATAAGAAGTGGTGATCCTTTGAAACAGCAATATATGCAATTTCAGCAGCCTTTGCCTTTCCAATACCAGCAACAGTCATGCGGGCCTAATCAACTGTTGCAGCAGCAAATGATACAACAATCACTTTCTCAGCAGATTGTGCATGAACAAGCCCAAAATTCATCTGATCACCAGCCTCGACACCTTGTACAGCCACAACTGCTACAGAAAATAAATGGTCAGCAGAAGCAACAGCCACAACAGCAGCAACAAACATATCAAGAAGCTTTTCAGATTTCAAATGATCATCTCCAGCAGCAGCAAGCAACTTTATCTGCTCCTTTATGCCAAAAACCAGATTTTACAGATTCAAACATAACCTTCTCAGCTGCAATAAACCCTTCATGTATGCAGAGCATGTTGGGTTCACTTTGTCCTGAAGGGAGTGGCAATCTCATGAATTTCCCAAGAATTGGTCAGTCCATGCTGAGGGAGCAGCAACAACAGCAGTCCTGGGTACCAAAGTTTGCGTTTTCACAAGCCAACACTTTTG GACTCCTGCTTCCCACTTCAGTGCCCAATCTAGGTACTTCTTCAATTGATGCTGATGTGTCCTCCATTCCTTTTGGAGCTTCTGGCCTTCATAGTCCTTTGTATGGTTGCATGGACGATTCTTCTGATTTGCTGCATACTGTGGGGCAAGTTGATCCACAAACCAAAACATTTGTGAAG GTCTACAAATCAGGATCAGTTGGGAGGTCACTGGACATCACCCGCTTCAACAGCTACCATGAGCTGATAGAGGAGCTTGGTCAGATGTTCAGTATTGAAGGGCCACTGGATGACCCTTTAAGATCAGGCTGGCAGCTTGTATTCGTTGACAGGGAGAATGATATCCTTCTCCTTGGAGACGACCCTTGGGA GGCATTTGTAAATAATGTGTGGTATATTAAGATTCTTTCTCCTGAGGATGTGAAGAAACTAGGGAAGCAAGGGGCTGAGGCCATAAGCCCAAATGGTGGTCAAATGCTAAGTAATGGTGGGTGTGATGGTCGAAATCTAGCATCTGGGATGCCTCCTGGTAGCTCTTGTGGCTACTGA